In the genome of Bradyrhizobium sp. CIAT3101, one region contains:
- a CDS encoding maleylacetate reductase — MIGSFTFENLPCRVVFGSGTLASAKAEIERLGGRRALVLTTPQQEAQGKTLGAALGPLYAGIFAGATMHTPVEVTEHAIAAMKACDADCVVALGGGSTTGLGKALALRTGVNQLCIPTTYAGSEMTPILGQTENGLKTTVRDTAVLPETVIYDVDLTMTLPVGLTATSGINAIAHAVEALYARDTNPVTSLMAEEGIRALARALPAIAAKPDDRAARSDALYGAWLCGVCLGTVGMALHHKLCHTLGGTFDLPHAETHTIVLPHALAYNAPAVPDAMARIARAIGAADAAQGLYDLARRLGAKVALRDIGMPESGIDKAADLAVTNAYWNPRPLERNAIRDLIARAWAGDPPVAAKAAA, encoded by the coding sequence ATGATCGGTTCGTTCACCTTTGAAAATCTGCCCTGCCGCGTCGTGTTCGGCAGCGGAACTCTTGCCTCGGCCAAGGCCGAGATCGAGCGCCTGGGCGGCCGCCGCGCGCTGGTGCTGACGACGCCGCAGCAGGAAGCGCAAGGCAAAACGCTCGGTGCCGCGTTGGGCCCGCTCTATGCCGGCATCTTTGCCGGCGCCACCATGCACACGCCCGTTGAGGTGACCGAGCATGCGATTGCGGCGATGAAGGCCTGCGACGCCGATTGCGTGGTCGCGCTCGGCGGCGGCTCGACGACCGGTCTTGGCAAGGCGCTCGCGTTGCGCACCGGCGTCAACCAGCTCTGTATTCCCACCACCTATGCCGGCTCGGAGATGACCCCGATCCTCGGCCAGACCGAGAACGGACTGAAGACCACGGTGCGCGACACCGCCGTGCTGCCGGAGACCGTGATCTACGATGTCGACCTGACGATGACGCTGCCGGTCGGCCTCACGGCCACCTCCGGCATCAATGCCATCGCGCATGCGGTGGAGGCGCTCTACGCGCGCGACACCAATCCCGTGACCTCGCTGATGGCCGAGGAAGGCATCCGTGCATTGGCGCGGGCGCTGCCCGCGATTGCGGCCAAGCCTGATGATCGCGCGGCGCGTAGCGATGCACTCTACGGTGCATGGCTGTGCGGCGTGTGTCTCGGCACCGTCGGCATGGCGTTGCATCACAAGCTCTGCCACACGCTCGGCGGTACGTTTGACCTGCCGCATGCCGAGACGCACACGATCGTGCTGCCGCACGCGCTGGCCTACAACGCGCCCGCGGTGCCTGACGCGATGGCGCGGATCGCGCGTGCAATCGGTGCGGCAGATGCGGCCCAGGGTCTCTACGATCTCGCCAGGCGACTGGGAGCCAAGGTCGCGCTACGCGACATCGGCATGCCCGAAAGCGGCATCGACAAGGCGGCCGATCTCGCCGTCACCAATGCCTACTGGAATCCGCGTCCGCTCGAGCGCAACGCCATCCGCGACCTGATCGCGCGCGCCTGGGCCGGCGATCCGCCCGTCGCAGCCAAAGCGGCGGCGTGA
- a CDS encoding LysR family transcriptional regulator: MDRLLQLEVFSRTAELGSLSKAADILRMSNAAASRHLSALEERLAVRLIERNTRRQWLTEAGQELLQRCSTLLNELAEAEDAVSDRALSPKGMLRVTSSLSFAMIYMAPMLPAFRKLYPKLDVQIIAANRYPDFIEAGIDVAIRTREQEPDSNIIIRRIGQMRRVLAAAPSYLAAHGTPEHPADLARHDMLVYNLANDPYSLRLSRGSTTQTVRIAPTLDSNDGQIICGAARAGLGILIQPLYIVQSDIAAGKLVPVLTDWELPLLTMNVAYQNRVRLPAKIRVFSDFLVDHIRAHSDAGIWIEAT, from the coding sequence ATGGACCGGCTTCTCCAGCTCGAGGTGTTTTCCAGGACGGCCGAGCTCGGCAGCCTCTCCAAGGCCGCCGACATCTTGCGGATGTCGAACGCGGCTGCGAGCCGGCACCTCAGCGCACTGGAGGAGCGGCTCGCGGTCCGGCTGATCGAGCGCAACACGCGCCGTCAATGGCTGACCGAAGCCGGACAGGAGCTGCTGCAGCGTTGCAGCACGCTGCTGAACGAACTCGCGGAGGCCGAGGACGCCGTCAGCGATCGCGCGCTCTCGCCCAAGGGCATGCTGCGCGTCACGAGCTCGCTGTCCTTTGCGATGATCTACATGGCGCCGATGCTGCCGGCGTTTCGCAAGCTCTACCCGAAGCTCGATGTGCAGATCATCGCCGCCAACCGCTATCCTGACTTCATCGAGGCCGGCATCGACGTCGCCATCCGCACGCGGGAGCAAGAGCCGGATTCCAACATCATCATCCGCCGCATCGGGCAGATGCGCCGCGTGCTGGCGGCTGCACCGTCCTATCTCGCGGCGCACGGCACGCCAGAGCATCCCGCCGATCTCGCGCGCCATGACATGCTGGTCTACAACCTCGCCAACGATCCCTATTCGCTGCGGTTGAGCCGGGGCAGCACGACGCAGACCGTTCGGATCGCGCCGACGCTCGACAGCAATGACGGCCAGATCATCTGCGGCGCCGCGCGCGCGGGGCTCGGTATCCTGATCCAGCCGCTCTACATCGTGCAGAGCGACATCGCAGCCGGCAAGCTCGTGCCGGTGTTGACGGATTGGGAATTGCCGCTGCTGACGATGAACGTGGCCTATCAGAACCGCGTCCGGCTGCCGGCGAAGATCAGGGTGTTTTCGGACTTTCTGGTCGATCACATCCGCGCGCATTCCGACGCCGGGATCTGGATCGAGGCGACGTAA
- a CDS encoding dienelactone hydrolase family protein, with product MPEFLRRLVTALIVLLIVPVPARAEDDVRIQEEIWALPLPLPMFAYLVRPVGDGPFPLVIMNHGVSLNPTDRSFFPLVEFRDAAKWFAKRGYLVVAPVGSGYGAAAIDIPERAIYGPFFSKIGKCINPNFHDAGLAIAQVDLWIIDYMAAEKRIIPKDVIVVGQSAGGWAAIALSSVNPPSVKAIIVFAGGRGGRVDGKPNNNCAPDKLVEATADFGSTSRVPMLWIYIENDTFFGPDLSKRMRAAFTAAGGKAEYHLMPPFGNEGHFFIGSPDAIPLWSPLVSKFLDTQK from the coding sequence ATGCCTGAATTCCTCCGCCGTTTGGTAACGGCCCTCATCGTCCTCTTGATTGTTCCCGTCCCCGCGCGCGCCGAGGACGACGTCCGCATCCAGGAGGAGATCTGGGCCCTTCCGCTGCCGCTGCCGATGTTCGCTTATCTGGTCCGCCCGGTCGGCGACGGCCCATTCCCACTGGTGATCATGAACCACGGCGTTTCGCTGAACCCGACCGACCGCAGTTTCTTTCCACTGGTCGAATTCCGCGACGCCGCGAAATGGTTCGCGAAACGCGGCTATCTGGTGGTGGCGCCGGTCGGAAGCGGCTATGGCGCCGCCGCGATCGATATCCCCGAACGGGCGATCTACGGCCCGTTCTTCTCCAAGATCGGCAAATGCATCAATCCCAACTTCCACGATGCCGGGCTCGCTATCGCGCAAGTCGATCTCTGGATCATCGACTACATGGCCGCCGAAAAGCGCATCATTCCGAAGGATGTGATCGTGGTCGGCCAATCCGCCGGGGGCTGGGCGGCGATCGCTCTGTCGAGCGTGAACCCGCCGTCGGTGAAGGCGATCATCGTCTTCGCCGGCGGCCGCGGCGGTCGCGTCGACGGCAAACCCAACAACAATTGTGCACCCGACAAGCTGGTCGAGGCTACGGCAGATTTCGGTAGCACCTCGCGCGTGCCGATGCTGTGGATCTACATCGAGAATGACACGTTCTTCGGTCCCGATCTGTCGAAGCGCATGCGTGCCGCCTTCACGGCCGCCGGCGGCAAGGCCGAGTACCATTTGATGCCGCCATTCGGCAACGAGGGTCACTTCTTCATCGGCTCACCGGACGCGATCCCGCTCTGGTCGCCCCTCGTGAGCAAATTCCTCGATACACAAAAATAG
- a CDS encoding potassium channel family protein: MILQLAVGALVSAINIGIHALVTVVAVAIARSAGLRRTERPRLLLMGVMVATTAVLNLAHTVEVLVWAWTYDIVEAAASPDSDLLYFAFVNYTTLGYGDITPVQAWRLLGPLTAMNGVLLFGWSAAILFEVLRKTLDHVGLTRDDLIP, encoded by the coding sequence ATGATATTGCAGCTGGCAGTCGGCGCACTGGTGAGCGCGATCAATATCGGTATTCACGCGCTGGTCACCGTCGTTGCCGTGGCTATTGCGCGCAGCGCCGGGCTCCGAAGAACCGAGCGACCGAGATTGCTTCTGATGGGCGTGATGGTTGCGACCACCGCGGTGCTGAATCTCGCGCACACAGTGGAAGTCCTGGTATGGGCTTGGACATACGACATCGTCGAGGCCGCGGCCTCGCCCGATAGCGATCTGCTCTATTTCGCCTTCGTCAACTACACGACGCTCGGCTATGGCGATATCACGCCGGTGCAGGCGTGGAGGTTGCTCGGTCCGCTGACCGCCATGAACGGCGTGCTGCTGTTCGGCTGGTCAGCCGCAATCCTGTTCGAGGTATTGCGCAAGACGCTCGACCATGTCGGACTTACCCGAGACGACCTCATCCCATGA
- a CDS encoding AI-2E family transporter, with product MKTLRQFLPADAVVQLVIRLALLGLLIIWTFLIIKPFVPILTWSAVLAVAFYPVFGWLEKLLGGSPRIAAAILTLVMLGIVIGPAAWLGLSAVEGIRDIASQISAGDLALKAAPEQIKSWPLIGPQLYDLWNLAYTNVRAVLREVTPYLKPLAGIMLSFAGSAGIGTLQFLLSVLVAGILFPYGPQLAGAIRGFLFRIVPEQSEHFLELSGATIRAVSQGVIGVAIIQALFAGIGFKLAGIPSAGLLAVVVLLLSIVQIGPAIVLIPVVIWIWMDKDVMMALPLTIFFVIVGVLDNILKPLVMGRGLTTPTLVILIGVIGGTLAHGIIGLFIGPIILAVAWELAAAWIRIERVAPAEVNEVRDVATDATLQHH from the coding sequence GTGAAGACACTTCGCCAGTTTCTGCCCGCCGACGCCGTGGTCCAGCTCGTGATCCGGCTTGCGTTGCTGGGGCTGCTGATCATCTGGACGTTCCTGATCATCAAGCCGTTCGTGCCGATCCTGACCTGGAGCGCAGTGCTGGCAGTGGCGTTCTATCCGGTCTTCGGCTGGCTTGAGAAACTGCTCGGCGGCAGCCCGCGGATCGCGGCAGCCATTCTCACCTTGGTGATGCTCGGAATTGTCATCGGGCCGGCGGCGTGGCTGGGCTTGAGCGCCGTCGAGGGGATCAGGGATATCGCGAGCCAGATCAGCGCCGGCGATCTCGCGCTGAAGGCCGCTCCAGAGCAGATCAAGAGCTGGCCATTGATCGGACCGCAGCTCTACGATCTCTGGAATCTGGCCTACACCAATGTCCGCGCGGTGCTGCGCGAGGTGACGCCATATCTGAAGCCGCTCGCCGGGATCATGCTGTCTTTCGCCGGCAGCGCCGGCATCGGCACGCTCCAGTTCCTGCTGTCGGTGCTGGTCGCCGGAATCCTGTTTCCGTACGGTCCGCAACTCGCCGGCGCGATCCGCGGTTTCCTGTTCCGCATCGTGCCGGAACAGAGCGAGCATTTTCTGGAGCTTTCCGGGGCGACCATCCGCGCTGTGTCGCAGGGCGTGATCGGGGTTGCGATCATTCAGGCGCTGTTCGCCGGTATCGGTTTCAAGCTCGCCGGCATTCCGAGCGCGGGTCTGCTGGCCGTGGTCGTTCTCCTGCTGTCGATCGTGCAGATCGGCCCGGCCATCGTGCTCATTCCCGTCGTGATCTGGATATGGATGGACAAGGACGTGATGATGGCACTGCCGCTGACGATATTCTTCGTCATCGTCGGCGTTCTCGACAACATCTTGAAACCGCTGGTGATGGGACGCGGGTTGACCACGCCGACGCTCGTGATCCTGATCGGGGTGATCGGCGGAACGCTCGCGCATGGCATCATCGGTCTCTTCATCGGGCCGATCATTCTCGCCGTCGCCTGGGAACTCGCGGCCGCCTGGATCCGCATCGAGCGCGTCGCGCCGGCGGAGGTCAACGAGGTGCGCGATGTCGCGACCGACGCGACCTTGCAGCACCATTGA
- a CDS encoding invasion associated locus B family protein, with translation MFSARDYLTALAAAIAATTALPGLAAQADKPAEVATRGQREAKDITYGDWQKLCFKAGGAPMLCRTSITGKFPTGQLAVRIDLIERDGTPTARLQLFVPVGVYLQQPAKLTVDQGTPVRVPYTWCLTNACIAADVAQTGMIEQMEAGKTLTLETVDSNLLALTTSIPLIQFASAHKGAPAKTLEQYVDE, from the coding sequence ATGTTTAGCGCCCGTGACTATCTCACAGCCCTTGCCGCCGCCATCGCCGCAACCACTGCATTGCCAGGTCTCGCCGCACAGGCAGATAAGCCTGCCGAAGTCGCAACACGCGGTCAGCGCGAGGCCAAGGACATCACCTATGGCGACTGGCAGAAGCTGTGCTTCAAGGCGGGTGGCGCGCCGATGCTGTGCCGGACGTCGATCACGGGTAAATTCCCGACGGGTCAATTGGCGGTGCGCATCGACCTGATCGAGCGCGACGGCACCCCGACGGCACGACTTCAGCTCTTCGTACCCGTTGGCGTGTATCTGCAGCAGCCGGCCAAGCTGACCGTCGACCAAGGCACTCCGGTCCGCGTGCCATATACCTGGTGCCTGACCAATGCCTGCATCGCGGCCGACGTCGCGCAAACCGGGATGATCGAGCAGATGGAGGCCGGAAAGACGCTGACCCTCGAGACCGTCGACTCCAATCTGCTGGCGTTGACGACTTCGATACCGCTGATCCAGTTCGCATCGGCTCACAAGGGCGCACCGGCCAAGACGCTGGAGCAATATGTCGACGAATAA
- a CDS encoding response regulator — MKLRNVVTVDAAREVDAVSMRQSVFIVDDDPSIRTSLSRLLREHGFAATLFESANALRDHGHFDEAICIVLDINLDGVSGIDLRRKLAETGVEVPVIYITGTDSAANRTAAIASGCVAYLAKPFSAQSLIESVTRASAAA; from the coding sequence TTGAAGCTGCGCAACGTTGTCACCGTTGATGCTGCGCGAGAGGTGGATGCCGTGTCGATGCGCCAGTCCGTCTTCATCGTCGATGACGATCCATCCATCCGCACCAGCCTGTCCAGATTGCTGCGTGAGCACGGCTTCGCCGCGACGCTGTTCGAGTCCGCGAACGCGCTGCGCGATCACGGCCATTTCGACGAGGCGATCTGCATCGTTCTTGACATCAATCTCGACGGTGTGTCCGGCATCGATCTGCGCCGGAAACTGGCGGAGACGGGCGTTGAGGTGCCCGTCATCTACATTACCGGAACCGACAGCGCGGCAAATCGGACCGCCGCGATTGCGTCCGGTTGTGTCGCCTACCTGGCGAAGCCGTTTTCCGCGCAGTCCCTGATCGAGTCGGTGACGCGGGCATCGGCCGCCGCTTAG
- a CDS encoding helix-turn-helix domain-containing protein, which translates to MFVRITTDSAPRPNSLRDLGMTSASNSLVNLSEFSYKKGSEIYGEKEPADYVYQVKSGAVRSYKLLSDGRRQIGAFHLAGDVFGLENGGEHRFTAEAIVDTHVRLVKRQSLEIVAESDAMVAKNLLSMTTNNLQHAEDHMLLLGRKTSLERVAAFLLEMDKRLTAAGVMALPMSRRDIADYLGLTLETVSRALSRLHELGILGFIGNTQRQIVLLDREQLASLDLQP; encoded by the coding sequence ATGTTCGTTCGTATCACGACTGATTCCGCCCCGCGTCCCAATTCTCTCCGTGATCTCGGAATGACCAGCGCATCAAACTCGCTCGTCAATTTAAGCGAATTTTCCTACAAGAAAGGCAGTGAAATCTACGGCGAGAAAGAGCCCGCCGACTATGTCTATCAGGTCAAGTCTGGTGCAGTGCGAAGCTACAAGCTGCTGTCGGACGGCCGCAGGCAGATCGGCGCCTTTCATCTCGCCGGCGACGTCTTCGGCCTGGAGAACGGTGGAGAGCACCGCTTCACGGCAGAGGCGATCGTCGATACCCATGTGCGCCTCGTCAAGCGGCAAAGCCTCGAGATCGTGGCCGAGAGCGACGCCATGGTGGCGAAGAATCTGCTGAGCATGACCACGAACAATCTCCAGCACGCCGAAGACCACATGCTGCTGCTCGGCCGCAAAACCTCGCTGGAACGGGTCGCGGCCTTCCTGCTCGAGATGGACAAGAGGTTGACGGCGGCCGGCGTGATGGCGCTGCCGATGTCCCGGCGCGATATCGCCGACTATCTTGGCCTGACGCTGGAGACAGTCTCCCGCGCCCTGTCGCGGCTGCATGAACTCGGCATTCTCGGCTTCATCGGCAATACCCAGCGCCAGATCGTGCTGCTGGACCGGGAACAGCTCGCAAGCCTCGACCTGCAGCCCTGA
- a CDS encoding Dabb family protein, giving the protein MSGPIKHIVMWRLRGETEAERLAARAKVKTLFEGLKGRIDGLTHIEVGADISDVDYACDVVLVSEFTDSAALKAYATHPEHLRVREELGDLRIGRFQVDYPVKETGA; this is encoded by the coding sequence ATGTCGGGTCCGATCAAGCACATCGTGATGTGGCGGCTGCGCGGGGAGACCGAGGCTGAGCGTTTGGCCGCTCGAGCCAAGGTCAAAACCCTGTTCGAGGGCCTCAAGGGCCGGATCGATGGCCTCACCCATATCGAGGTTGGCGCTGACATCAGCGATGTCGATTACGCCTGCGACGTTGTCCTCGTCTCCGAGTTTACCGACAGCGCGGCCCTGAAGGCCTACGCCACCCATCCGGAACATCTGCGGGTGCGGGAGGAACTCGGCGACTTGCGGATCGGACGCTTCCAGGTCGATTATCCCGTCAAAGAGACCGGCGCATGA
- a CDS encoding response regulator encodes MPALVHVVDDDASFRTAIERRLKLAGYDVATYATAEDLLDAELDDAQPGCILLDVRIPGLSGPDLQGRLIAQGSTLPIIFLTGHADTPTTVRAIKAGAEDFLTKPVSSEQLLDAIERALTRQNAARAQRGKLDTLRAHLATLTQRERQVFDLIVRGRINKQVAHELGTTERTVKAHRHQVMEKMQVHSLAELVSVAERLGMLDANRD; translated from the coding sequence GTGCCCGCTCTGGTTCATGTGGTCGATGACGACGCTTCATTCCGGACGGCGATCGAACGCCGGCTGAAACTCGCGGGCTACGATGTTGCGACCTACGCAACCGCTGAGGATTTGCTCGACGCCGAACTCGATGATGCGCAGCCGGGATGCATCCTTCTCGACGTACGGATCCCCGGGCTGAGCGGGCCCGATCTGCAGGGCCGCCTGATCGCGCAGGGCTCGACGTTACCGATCATCTTCCTGACCGGGCACGCCGACACGCCGACCACGGTGCGAGCGATCAAGGCTGGCGCGGAGGATTTCCTGACCAAGCCGGTATCGTCAGAGCAATTGCTCGACGCGATCGAGCGTGCCCTGACGCGGCAGAATGCAGCTCGTGCGCAGCGCGGCAAGCTCGATACGCTGCGCGCACACCTTGCAACGCTGACCCAGCGCGAGCGGCAGGTGTTCGATCTGATCGTGCGCGGCAGGATCAACAAGCAGGTCGCGCATGAGCTTGGAACGACGGAGCGCACCGTGAAGGCGCACCGGCACCAGGTGATGGAGAAGATGCAGGTCCATTCACTTGCCGAGCTCGTTTCGGTCGCTGAGCGCCTTGGAATGCTCGATGCGAACCGCGATTAG
- a CDS encoding SulP family inorganic anion transporter: MAEPSDPGWTRFFPPFGWLAAYRREWLPFDAVAGVTLAAYAIPVSLAYAALAGLQPQIGVYGYMLGGIGYALLGASRQLAIGPTSAISLMIAATVGALAGGDAVKYAQIASLAAFAVAVLCFIAWLFKLSVLVRLVSDSILVGFKAGAGLTIIMSQLPSLFGVAGGGHNFFDRAFKLAGQLGHLDPLVLGIGAVALLLLLLGERLLPGKPVGITVVALAIVVATVFGFPGLGVPVTGKIPEGLPSLGMPTFGLLEFDDLFPLAAGCVLLAYIEGVSAARSFAAKHGYPLDVRQEFLGLGAANLAAAFGHGYPVAGGLSQSAVNDNAGARTPLALLICSVTLGLCLLFFTGLLTNLPKAVLAAIVFAAVYKLVDVRALIRMWQVSRIDFLAASIALISVLLLGILQGVLLASIASIFLLLARASRPNVAFLGRLPGTGRYSDSARHADVEPLVGIIAFRPEASLLYINAETILDTVLSTLRRSPGIHLVACDLSASPYIDLAGARMLHDLHDELASRRVTLCIVGAHAQLRDLLRAEGLGEKTDSRQWLRSLDSVLGDAKGDPAQRTA, from the coding sequence ATGGCCGAGCCTTCTGATCCAGGTTGGACACGCTTCTTTCCGCCGTTCGGCTGGCTCGCCGCCTATCGACGCGAATGGCTTCCTTTCGACGCCGTCGCGGGCGTCACGCTCGCCGCCTACGCCATTCCGGTCTCGCTGGCCTACGCGGCGCTCGCCGGCCTGCAGCCGCAGATCGGCGTCTACGGCTACATGCTTGGCGGCATTGGCTATGCCTTGCTCGGGGCGTCGCGGCAGCTGGCGATCGGCCCGACGTCGGCGATCTCTCTGATGATTGCGGCAACCGTCGGCGCGCTCGCCGGCGGCGATGCCGTGAAGTATGCGCAAATCGCGAGTCTTGCGGCGTTCGCTGTCGCGGTGCTGTGCTTCATCGCCTGGCTGTTCAAGCTCAGCGTGCTTGTCCGCCTCGTCAGCGACAGCATTTTGGTTGGCTTCAAGGCCGGCGCGGGGCTCACCATCATCATGAGCCAGCTGCCGAGCCTGTTCGGCGTCGCCGGCGGCGGCCACAATTTCTTCGACCGCGCGTTCAAGCTGGCTGGGCAGCTCGGCCATCTTGATCCGCTCGTGCTGGGGATCGGCGCGGTCGCGCTGTTGTTGCTGTTGCTCGGCGAACGACTGCTACCGGGCAAACCGGTCGGCATCACCGTCGTGGCGCTGGCGATTGTGGTGGCAACCGTGTTCGGCTTTCCGGGCCTTGGTGTGCCCGTTACCGGGAAGATACCGGAAGGGCTGCCGTCGCTGGGGATGCCGACCTTCGGACTGTTGGAGTTCGACGATCTCTTCCCGCTCGCTGCCGGCTGCGTGCTGCTGGCTTACATCGAGGGCGTCTCGGCGGCCCGGAGCTTTGCCGCCAAGCATGGCTATCCCCTCGACGTCCGACAGGAATTTTTGGGACTGGGTGCGGCGAACCTCGCGGCCGCCTTCGGCCACGGCTATCCCGTCGCGGGCGGGCTGTCGCAATCGGCGGTCAACGACAACGCCGGTGCGCGAACACCTCTCGCTCTGCTCATCTGCTCCGTGACGCTCGGGCTGTGTCTGCTGTTCTTCACGGGACTGCTCACAAATCTGCCCAAGGCCGTGCTCGCCGCCATCGTCTTTGCCGCCGTCTACAAGCTGGTGGATGTGCGCGCGCTGATACGGATGTGGCAGGTCAGCCGGATCGATTTCCTGGCAGCGTCGATTGCCCTGATCTCGGTACTGCTGCTTGGCATCCTCCAGGGTGTCCTGCTGGCATCGATCGCGTCGATCTTCCTGCTGCTGGCGCGGGCCTCGCGGCCGAACGTCGCATTCCTCGGCCGCCTGCCTGGCACCGGCCGTTATTCGGACAGCGCGCGGCACGCGGATGTCGAGCCGCTGGTCGGAATCATCGCATTCCGGCCCGAGGCCTCGCTGCTCTACATCAATGCCGAGACGATTCTGGACACGGTCCTGAGCACGCTCAGGCGTTCGCCGGGCATCCATCTGGTCGCCTGCGACCTCTCGGCGTCGCCCTATATCGATCTGGCCGGCGCACGGATGCTGCATGATCTCCATGACGAGCTCGCGTCACGCCGGGTGACCCTCTGCATCGTCGGCGCGCATGCACAACTGCGTGACCTCCTGCGCGCCGAGGGGCTCGGGGAAAAGACCGACAGCCGGCAATGGCTGCGCTCGCTCGACAGCGTTCTCGGCGATGCCAAGGGCGATCCGGCTCAGAGGACGGCCTGA